The Megalobrama amblycephala isolate DHTTF-2021 linkage group LG20, ASM1881202v1, whole genome shotgun sequence genome includes a window with the following:
- the LOC125255626 gene encoding galanin receptor 2a, with protein MAHRGNMNTSSIYGTFGRLFPNNFSLWEHLQKNWTTHGLTPFSIDFLFAGHEPDTIVLMVMYMISFVTGLVGNIMALWVLTRRRNRLSGASATRRLLVNLAVCDMMVVCVCMPVNLGHQVYNAWVFGDFLCRAVPFVQAVSVSASVLSLAVISLNRYYSVHSPLHARSFFTARRMICMIAVVWIVSSALCLPLFFMNTTKTLSLLDGLHTVTVCVESWSKVKLRQGYNFLLFCALYGFPVVFNLVICFLTCWKLSRGGTSSISDPNQLALTSSTSRLKTRKRIAKMVFALVLLFTFSWLPLYAVDIWIDSHIPSSPDRHDELSNVEHHWILQSRPFAQWLGLTNSSLNPLCYCFVGNLYRSARRFRESYREKISSVMSLTNKSSMRNSASKIQQRNSGSSGRFASETRSDTVFRLTRSKSLSATTVCESI; from the coding sequence ATGGCACACAGAGGAAACATGAACACCTCGAGCATTTACGGCACATTCGGACGCTTGTTCCCTAACAACTTTTCTCTTTGGGAGCATCTCCAGAAGAACTGGACTACCCATGGTTTGACGCCTTTCTCCATCGACTTTCTTTTTGCGGGACATGAACCCGACACAATAGTTTTAATGGTGATGTACATGATATCATTCGTGACCGGACTGGTGGGGAATATAATGGCTCTGTGGGTCCTGACGCGCCGGAGGAATCGCTTGTCTGGAGCTTCAGCCACCAGAAGACTCCTGGTCAACCTGGCGGTGTGTGACATGATGGTAGTTTGCGTCTGCATGCCGGTTAATTTAGGACATCAGGTGTATAACGCGTGGGTGTTTGGCGACTTTCTGTGTCGAGCTGTGCCGTTCGTTCAAGCGGTATCAGTCTCTGCCAGTGTTCTGAGTCTGGCCGTGATCAGTTTGAACAGATACTACAGCGTCCACAGTCCCCTGCACGCCAGATCTTTCTTTACGGCCAGGAGAATGATATGCATGATAGCCGTGGTGTGGATCGTATCTTCTGCACTATGCTTGCCATTGTTTTTCATGAACACGACTAAGACGCTTTCCCTGCTAGACGGACTGCATACAGTGACCGTGTGCGTGGAGAGCTGGTCTAAAGTCAAACTGCGCCAGGGTTACAACTTTTTGCTCTTCTGCGCGTTATATGGATTTCCAGTGGTCTTTAACCTGGTCATTTGCTTTTTGACCTGCTGGAAATTGAGTAGAGGTGGCACATCATCGATATCAGATCCCAACCAGCTCGCGCTAACCTCTTCAACATCGCGCCTGAAAACGCGCAAGAGGATCGCCAAAATGGTCTTTGCGCTCGTGCTGCTGTTCACTTTCTCCTGGCTGCCGCTCTATGCCGTGGACATCTGGATCGACTCCCACATTCCCAGCTCTCCCGATCGACACGATGAGCTGAGCAACGTTGAACATCATTGGATTCTCCAGAGCAGACCCTTTGCGCAATGGCTGGGTCTCACCAACTCATCCCTCAATCCTCTTTGCTACTGCTTTGTTGGAAACTTGTACAGATCGGCCAGAAGATTTAGAGAAAGCTACAGAGAGAAGATTTCATCTGTCATGAGTCTGACCAATAAGTCTTCAATGAGAAATTCGGCCTCTAAAATCCAGCAGCGCAACTCTGGCTCATCTGGGAGGTTTGCTTCAGAAACGAGGAGCGACACTGTTTTCAGACTGACCAGAAGTAAAAGCTTGTCTGCCACGACTGTGTGTGAGAGTATTTGA